A DNA window from Gorilla gorilla gorilla isolate KB3781 chromosome 6, NHGRI_mGorGor1-v2.1_pri, whole genome shotgun sequence contains the following coding sequences:
- the LOC101130894 gene encoding DNA-directed RNA polymerase II subunit RPB11-a-like isoform X1, producing the protein MNAPPAFESFLLFEGEKKISINKDTKVPNACLFTINKEDHTLGNIIKSQLLKDPQVLFAGYKVPHPLEHKIIIRVQTTPDYSPQEAFTNAITNLISELSLLEECFQVRAGPGGADGVGWTLARVPRPGTALACFFGGPGGEAAVMEQQGLPPQAPGHVD; encoded by the exons ATGAACGCCCCTCCAGCCTTCGAGTCGTTCTTGCTCTTCGAGGGCGAGAAGAA GATCAGCATTAACAAGGACACCAAGGTACCCAATGCCTGTTTGTTCACCATCAACAAAGAAGACCACACACTGGGAAACATCATTAAATC ACAACTCCTAAAGGACCCGCAAGTGCTATTTGCTGGCTACAAAGTCCCCCACCCCTTGGAGCACAAGATCATCATCCGAGTGCAGACCACGCCAGACTACAGCCCCCAGGAAGCCTTTACCAACGCCATCACCAACCTCATCAGTGAGCTGTCCCTGCTGGAGGAGTGCTTCCAGGTGAGGGCGGGGCCTGGAGGGGCAGACGGGGTGGGCTGGACACTGGCCCGTGTGCCCAGGCCTGGGACAGCCCTGGCCTGTTTCTTCGGAGGTCCTGGGGGAGAGGCGGCGGTGATGGAACAGCAGGGACTTCCACCGCAGGCTCCAGGACATGTGGACTGA
- the LOC101130894 gene encoding DNA-directed RNA polymerase II subunit RPB11-b2-like isoform X2, translating into MNAPPAFESFLLFEGEKKISINKDTKVPNACLFTINKEDHTLGNIIKSQLLKDPQVLFAGYKVPHPLEHKIIIRVQTTPDYSPQEAFTNAITNLISELSLLEECFQTCLLPLRLLP; encoded by the exons ATGAACGCCCCTCCAGCCTTCGAGTCGTTCTTGCTCTTCGAGGGCGAGAAGAA GATCAGCATTAACAAGGACACCAAGGTACCCAATGCCTGTTTGTTCACCATCAACAAAGAAGACCACACACTGGGAAACATCATTAAATC ACAACTCCTAAAGGACCCGCAAGTGCTATTTGCTGGCTACAAAGTCCCCCACCCCTTGGAGCACAAGATCATCATCCGAGTGCAGACCACGCCAGACTACAGCCCCCAGGAAGCCTTTACCAACGCCATCACCAACCTCATCAGTGAGCTGTCCCTGCTGGAGGAGTGCTTCCAG
- the LOC101146405 gene encoding ras GTPase-activating protein 4 isoform X1 has protein sequence MAKRSSLYIRIVEGKNLPAKDITGSSDPYCIVKVDNEPIIRTATVWKTLCPFWGEEYQVHLPPTFHTVAFYVMDEDALSRDDVIGKVCLTRDTIASHPKGFSGWAHLTEVDPDEEVQGEIHLRLEVRPGARACRLRCSVLEARDLAPKDRNGASDPFVRVRYKGRTQETSIVKKSCYPRWNETFEFELQEGAMEALCVEAWDWDLVSRNDFLGKVVIDVQRLRVAQQEEGWFRLQPDQSKSRRHDEGNLGSLQLEVRLRDETVLPSSYYQPLVHLLCHEVKLGMQGPGQLIPLIEETTSTECRQDVATNLLKLFLGQGLAKDFLDLLFQLELSRTSETNTLFRSNSLASKSMESFLKVAGMQYLHGVLGPIINKVFEEKKYVELDPSKVEVKDVGCSGLHRPQTEAEVLEQSAQTLRAHLGALLSALSRSVRACPAVVRATFRQLFRRVRERFPGAQHENVPFIAVTSFLCLRFFSPAIMSPKLFHLRERHADARTSRTLLLLAKAVQNVGNMDTPASRAKEAWMEPLQPTVRQGVAQLKDFITKLVDIEEKDELDLQRTLSLQAPPVKEGPLFIHRTKGKGPLMSSSFKKLYFSLTTEALSFAKTPSSKKSALIKLANIRAAEKVEEKSFGSSHVMQVIYTDDAGRPQTAYLQCKCVNELNQWLSALRKVSINNTGLLGSYHPGVFRGDKWSCCHQKEKTSQGCDKTRSRVTLQEWNDPLDHDLEAQLIYRHLLGVEAMLWERHRELSGGAEAGTVPTSPGKVPEDSLARLLRVLQDLCEAHSSSPAGSPPSEPNCLLELQT, from the exons CACCGGCAGCAGCGACCCCTACTGCATCGTGAAGGTGGACAATGAGCCCATCATCAG GACAGCCACAGTGTGGAAGACCCTGTGCCCCTTCTGGGGTGAGGAGTACCAAGTGCACCTGCCGCCCACCTTCCACACTGTGGCTTTCTACGTCATGGATGAGGATGCCCTCAG CCGGGACGACGTTATCGGAAAGGTCTGCCTTACAAGGGACACCATAGCCTCTCACCCTAAGG GTTTCAGCGGGTGGGCCCACCTGACGGAGGTCGACCCCGATGAGGAGGTGCAGGGCGAGATCCACCTGCGGCTGGAAGTGCGGCCAGGGGCCCGGGCCTGCCGGCTACGCTGCTCTGTGCTGGAGGCCAG GGATCTGGCCCCAAAGGACCGCAATGGCGCATCTGACCCCTTCGTCCGAGTGCGCTACAAGGGCCGGACACAGGAGACCTCG ATCGTGAAGAAGTCATGCTACCCACGCTGGAATGAGACGTTTGAATTTGAGCTGCAGGAGGGGGCCATGGAGGCGCTGTGCGTGGAGGCCTGGGACTGGGACCTTGTCAGCCGAAACGACTTCCTGGGCAAA GTGGTGATCGATGTCCAGAGACTGCGGGTGGCGCAGCAGGAGGAGGGCTGGTTCCGGCTGCAGCCCGACCAGTCCAAGAGCCGGCGGCATGACGA GGGCAACCTGGGCTCCTTGCAGCTGGAGGTGCGGCTGCGGGATGAGACGGTGCTGCCCTCCAGCTACTACCAGCCACTGGTGCACCTGCTGTGCCACGAGGTCAAGCTGGGCATGCAG GGCCCAGGGCAGCTGATCCCACTCATCGAGGAGACAACCAGCACCGAGTGTCGCCAGGACGTGGCCACGAACCTGCTCAAGctcttcctggggcaggggctggccAAGGACTTCCTGGACCTGCTCTTCCAGCTGGAGCTGAGTCGCACCA GTGAGACCAACACCCTGTTCCGGAGCAACTCTCTGGCCTCAAAGTCCATGGAGTCTTTTCTGAAG GTGGCCGGGATGCAGTACCTGCACGGCGTCCTGGGCCCCATCATCAACAAGGTGTTTGAGGAGAAGAAGTACGTGGAGCTGGACCCCAGCAAAGTGGAAGTTAAGGATGTAGG GTGCTCCGGGCTGCACCGCCCGCAGACCGAGGCCGAGGTGCTGGAGCAGAGCGCGCAGACGCTGCGCGCCCACCTGGGGGCCCTGCTGAGCGCGCTCAGCCGCTCGGTTCGCGCGTGCCCCGCCGTGGTGCGCGCCACCTTCCGCCAGCTCTTCCGGCGCGTGCGCGAGCGCTTCCCCGGCGCCCAGCACGAG AATGTACCGTTCATCGCCGTCACCAGCTTCCTGTGCCTGCGCTTCTTCTCTCCCGCCATCATGTCGCCCAAGCTCTTCCACCTGCGAGAGCGCCACGCGGACGCCCGCACCAGCCGCACCCTGCTCCTGTTGGCCAAG GCAGTCCAGAACGTGGGCAACATGGACACGCCGGCTTCCAGGGCCAAGGAGGCTTGGATGGAGCCGCTGCAGCCCACCGTGCGCCAGGGCGTGGCGCAGCTAAAGGACTTCATCACCAAGCTCGTGGACATCGAGGAGAAGGACG AGCTGGACCTGCAGCGGACGCTGAGTTTGCAGGCGCCACCTGTGAAGGAGGGGCCACTCTTCATCCACAGGACCAAGGGCAAGGGCCCCCTCATGTCCTCCTCCTTCAAGAAGCTCTACTTCTCCCTCACTACCGAGGCCCTCAGCTTCGCGAAGACGCCCAGCTCCAAG AAAAGCGCCCTCATCAAGTTAGCCAACATCCGGGCAGCGGAAAAGGTTGAGGAAAAGAGCTTTGGCAGCTCGCACGTCATGCAGGTCATCTACACGGACGACGCCGGCAGGCCCCAGACTGCCTACCTGCAGTGCAAG TGTGTGAATGAGCTTAACCAGTGGCTGTCTGCGCTGCGGAAGGTGAGCATCAACAACACCGGACTGCTGGGCTCCTACCACCCTGGCGTCTTCCGTGGGGACAAGTGGAGCTGCTGCCACCAAAAAGAGAAGACAA GTCAGGGCTGCGATAAGACCCGGTCACGGGTGACCCTGCAGGAGTGGAATGATCCTCTTGACCATGACCTTGAGGCCCAGCTCATCTACCGGCACCTGCTGGGTGTGGAGGCCATGCTGTG GGAGAGGCACCGGGAGCTGAGCGGGGGCGCAGAGGCAGGCACGGTGCCCACGAGCCCTGGCAAAG TCCCCGAGGACTCATTGGCCCGGCTGCTCCGGGTGCTGCAGGACCTCTGCGAGGCCCATAGCTCCAGCCCGGCTGGCTCCCCACCCTCAGAGCCCAACTGCCTCCTGGAGCTGCAGACGTGA
- the LOC101146405 gene encoding ras GTPase-activating protein 4 isoform X2 produces MAKRSSLYIRIVEGKNLPAKDITGSSDPYCIVKVDNEPIIRTATVWKTLCPFWGEEYQVHLPPTFHTVAFYVMDEDALSRDDVIGKVCLTRDTIASHPKGFSGWAHLTEVDPDEEVQGEIHLRLEVRPGARACRLRCSVLEARDLAPKDRNGASDPFVRVRYKGRTQETSIVKKSCYPRWNETFEFELQEGAMEALCVEAWDWDLVSRNDFLGKVVIDVQRLRVAQQEEGWFRLQPDQSKSRRHDEGNLGSLQLEVRLRDETVLPSSYYQPLVHLLCHEVKLGMQGPGQLIPLIEETTSTECRQDVATNLLKLFLGQGLAKDFLDLLFQLELSRTSETNTLFRSNSLASKSMESFLKVAGMQYLHGVLGPIINKVFEEKKYVELDPSKVEVKDVGCSGLHRPQTEAEVLEQSAQTLRAHLGALLSALSRSVRACPAVVRATFRQLFRRVRERFPGAQHENVPFIAVTSFLCLRFFSPAIMSPKLFHLRERHADARTSRTLLLLAKAVQNVGNMDTPASRAKEAWMEPLQPTVRQGVAQLKDFITKLVDIEEKDELDLQRTLSLQAPPVKEGPLFIHRTKGKGPLMSSSFKKLYFSLTTEALSFAKTPSSKCVNELNQWLSALRKVSINNTGLLGSYHPGVFRGDKWSCCHQKEKTSQGCDKTRSRVTLQEWNDPLDHDLEAQLIYRHLLGVEAMLWERHRELSGGAEAGTVPTSPGKVPEDSLARLLRVLQDLCEAHSSSPAGSPPSEPNCLLELQT; encoded by the exons CACCGGCAGCAGCGACCCCTACTGCATCGTGAAGGTGGACAATGAGCCCATCATCAG GACAGCCACAGTGTGGAAGACCCTGTGCCCCTTCTGGGGTGAGGAGTACCAAGTGCACCTGCCGCCCACCTTCCACACTGTGGCTTTCTACGTCATGGATGAGGATGCCCTCAG CCGGGACGACGTTATCGGAAAGGTCTGCCTTACAAGGGACACCATAGCCTCTCACCCTAAGG GTTTCAGCGGGTGGGCCCACCTGACGGAGGTCGACCCCGATGAGGAGGTGCAGGGCGAGATCCACCTGCGGCTGGAAGTGCGGCCAGGGGCCCGGGCCTGCCGGCTACGCTGCTCTGTGCTGGAGGCCAG GGATCTGGCCCCAAAGGACCGCAATGGCGCATCTGACCCCTTCGTCCGAGTGCGCTACAAGGGCCGGACACAGGAGACCTCG ATCGTGAAGAAGTCATGCTACCCACGCTGGAATGAGACGTTTGAATTTGAGCTGCAGGAGGGGGCCATGGAGGCGCTGTGCGTGGAGGCCTGGGACTGGGACCTTGTCAGCCGAAACGACTTCCTGGGCAAA GTGGTGATCGATGTCCAGAGACTGCGGGTGGCGCAGCAGGAGGAGGGCTGGTTCCGGCTGCAGCCCGACCAGTCCAAGAGCCGGCGGCATGACGA GGGCAACCTGGGCTCCTTGCAGCTGGAGGTGCGGCTGCGGGATGAGACGGTGCTGCCCTCCAGCTACTACCAGCCACTGGTGCACCTGCTGTGCCACGAGGTCAAGCTGGGCATGCAG GGCCCAGGGCAGCTGATCCCACTCATCGAGGAGACAACCAGCACCGAGTGTCGCCAGGACGTGGCCACGAACCTGCTCAAGctcttcctggggcaggggctggccAAGGACTTCCTGGACCTGCTCTTCCAGCTGGAGCTGAGTCGCACCA GTGAGACCAACACCCTGTTCCGGAGCAACTCTCTGGCCTCAAAGTCCATGGAGTCTTTTCTGAAG GTGGCCGGGATGCAGTACCTGCACGGCGTCCTGGGCCCCATCATCAACAAGGTGTTTGAGGAGAAGAAGTACGTGGAGCTGGACCCCAGCAAAGTGGAAGTTAAGGATGTAGG GTGCTCCGGGCTGCACCGCCCGCAGACCGAGGCCGAGGTGCTGGAGCAGAGCGCGCAGACGCTGCGCGCCCACCTGGGGGCCCTGCTGAGCGCGCTCAGCCGCTCGGTTCGCGCGTGCCCCGCCGTGGTGCGCGCCACCTTCCGCCAGCTCTTCCGGCGCGTGCGCGAGCGCTTCCCCGGCGCCCAGCACGAG AATGTACCGTTCATCGCCGTCACCAGCTTCCTGTGCCTGCGCTTCTTCTCTCCCGCCATCATGTCGCCCAAGCTCTTCCACCTGCGAGAGCGCCACGCGGACGCCCGCACCAGCCGCACCCTGCTCCTGTTGGCCAAG GCAGTCCAGAACGTGGGCAACATGGACACGCCGGCTTCCAGGGCCAAGGAGGCTTGGATGGAGCCGCTGCAGCCCACCGTGCGCCAGGGCGTGGCGCAGCTAAAGGACTTCATCACCAAGCTCGTGGACATCGAGGAGAAGGACG AGCTGGACCTGCAGCGGACGCTGAGTTTGCAGGCGCCACCTGTGAAGGAGGGGCCACTCTTCATCCACAGGACCAAGGGCAAGGGCCCCCTCATGTCCTCCTCCTTCAAGAAGCTCTACTTCTCCCTCACTACCGAGGCCCTCAGCTTCGCGAAGACGCCCAGCTCCAAG TGTGTGAATGAGCTTAACCAGTGGCTGTCTGCGCTGCGGAAGGTGAGCATCAACAACACCGGACTGCTGGGCTCCTACCACCCTGGCGTCTTCCGTGGGGACAAGTGGAGCTGCTGCCACCAAAAAGAGAAGACAA GTCAGGGCTGCGATAAGACCCGGTCACGGGTGACCCTGCAGGAGTGGAATGATCCTCTTGACCATGACCTTGAGGCCCAGCTCATCTACCGGCACCTGCTGGGTGTGGAGGCCATGCTGTG GGAGAGGCACCGGGAGCTGAGCGGGGGCGCAGAGGCAGGCACGGTGCCCACGAGCCCTGGCAAAG TCCCCGAGGACTCATTGGCCCGGCTGCTCCGGGTGCTGCAGGACCTCTGCGAGGCCCATAGCTCCAGCCCGGCTGGCTCCCCACCCTCAGAGCCCAACTGCCTCCTGGAGCTGCAGACGTGA
- the LOC101146405 gene encoding ras GTPase-activating protein 4 isoform X3 — MAKRSSLYIRIVEGKNLPAKDITGSSDPYCIVKVDNEPIIRTATVWKTLCPFWGEEYQVHLPPTFHTVAFYVMDEDALSRDDVIGKVCLTRDTIASHPKGFSGWAHLTEVDPDEEVQGEIHLRLEVRPGARACRLRCSVLEARDLAPKDRNGASDPFVRVRYKGRTQETSIVKKSCYPRWNETFEFELQEGAMEALCVEAWDWDLVSRNDFLGKVVIDVQRLRVAQQEEGWFRLQPDQSKSRRHDEGNLGSLQLEVRLRDETVLPSSYYQPLVHLLCHEVKLGMQGPGQLIPLIEETTSTECRQDVATNLLKLFLGQGLAKDFLDLLFQLELSRTSETNTLFRSNSLASKSMESFLKVAGMQYLHGVLGPIINKVFEEKKYVELDPSKVEVKDVGCSGLHRPQTEAEVLEQSAQTLRAHLGALLSALSRSVRACPAVVRATFRQLFRRVRERFPGAQHENVPFIAVTSFLCLRFFSPAIMSPKLFHLRERHADARTSRTLLLLAKAVQNVGNMDTPASRAKEAWMEPLQPTVRQGVAQLKDFITKLVDIEEKDELDLQRTLSLQAPPVKEGPLFIHRTKGKGPLMSSSFKKLYFSLTTEALSFAKTPSSKKSALIKLANIRAAEKVEEKSFGSSHVMQVIYTDDAGRPQTAYLQCKCVNELNQWLSALRKVSINNTGLLGSYHPGVFRGDKWSCCHQKEKTSWSAVVQSRLTAISVSQAQVILLPQPPKYYRRKPLHPAKFCIFSKDGVLPCWPGWS, encoded by the exons CACCGGCAGCAGCGACCCCTACTGCATCGTGAAGGTGGACAATGAGCCCATCATCAG GACAGCCACAGTGTGGAAGACCCTGTGCCCCTTCTGGGGTGAGGAGTACCAAGTGCACCTGCCGCCCACCTTCCACACTGTGGCTTTCTACGTCATGGATGAGGATGCCCTCAG CCGGGACGACGTTATCGGAAAGGTCTGCCTTACAAGGGACACCATAGCCTCTCACCCTAAGG GTTTCAGCGGGTGGGCCCACCTGACGGAGGTCGACCCCGATGAGGAGGTGCAGGGCGAGATCCACCTGCGGCTGGAAGTGCGGCCAGGGGCCCGGGCCTGCCGGCTACGCTGCTCTGTGCTGGAGGCCAG GGATCTGGCCCCAAAGGACCGCAATGGCGCATCTGACCCCTTCGTCCGAGTGCGCTACAAGGGCCGGACACAGGAGACCTCG ATCGTGAAGAAGTCATGCTACCCACGCTGGAATGAGACGTTTGAATTTGAGCTGCAGGAGGGGGCCATGGAGGCGCTGTGCGTGGAGGCCTGGGACTGGGACCTTGTCAGCCGAAACGACTTCCTGGGCAAA GTGGTGATCGATGTCCAGAGACTGCGGGTGGCGCAGCAGGAGGAGGGCTGGTTCCGGCTGCAGCCCGACCAGTCCAAGAGCCGGCGGCATGACGA GGGCAACCTGGGCTCCTTGCAGCTGGAGGTGCGGCTGCGGGATGAGACGGTGCTGCCCTCCAGCTACTACCAGCCACTGGTGCACCTGCTGTGCCACGAGGTCAAGCTGGGCATGCAG GGCCCAGGGCAGCTGATCCCACTCATCGAGGAGACAACCAGCACCGAGTGTCGCCAGGACGTGGCCACGAACCTGCTCAAGctcttcctggggcaggggctggccAAGGACTTCCTGGACCTGCTCTTCCAGCTGGAGCTGAGTCGCACCA GTGAGACCAACACCCTGTTCCGGAGCAACTCTCTGGCCTCAAAGTCCATGGAGTCTTTTCTGAAG GTGGCCGGGATGCAGTACCTGCACGGCGTCCTGGGCCCCATCATCAACAAGGTGTTTGAGGAGAAGAAGTACGTGGAGCTGGACCCCAGCAAAGTGGAAGTTAAGGATGTAGG GTGCTCCGGGCTGCACCGCCCGCAGACCGAGGCCGAGGTGCTGGAGCAGAGCGCGCAGACGCTGCGCGCCCACCTGGGGGCCCTGCTGAGCGCGCTCAGCCGCTCGGTTCGCGCGTGCCCCGCCGTGGTGCGCGCCACCTTCCGCCAGCTCTTCCGGCGCGTGCGCGAGCGCTTCCCCGGCGCCCAGCACGAG AATGTACCGTTCATCGCCGTCACCAGCTTCCTGTGCCTGCGCTTCTTCTCTCCCGCCATCATGTCGCCCAAGCTCTTCCACCTGCGAGAGCGCCACGCGGACGCCCGCACCAGCCGCACCCTGCTCCTGTTGGCCAAG GCAGTCCAGAACGTGGGCAACATGGACACGCCGGCTTCCAGGGCCAAGGAGGCTTGGATGGAGCCGCTGCAGCCCACCGTGCGCCAGGGCGTGGCGCAGCTAAAGGACTTCATCACCAAGCTCGTGGACATCGAGGAGAAGGACG AGCTGGACCTGCAGCGGACGCTGAGTTTGCAGGCGCCACCTGTGAAGGAGGGGCCACTCTTCATCCACAGGACCAAGGGCAAGGGCCCCCTCATGTCCTCCTCCTTCAAGAAGCTCTACTTCTCCCTCACTACCGAGGCCCTCAGCTTCGCGAAGACGCCCAGCTCCAAG AAAAGCGCCCTCATCAAGTTAGCCAACATCCGGGCAGCGGAAAAGGTTGAGGAAAAGAGCTTTGGCAGCTCGCACGTCATGCAGGTCATCTACACGGACGACGCCGGCAGGCCCCAGACTGCCTACCTGCAGTGCAAG TGTGTGAATGAGCTTAACCAGTGGCTGTCTGCGCTGCGGAAGGTGAGCATCAACAACACCGGACTGCTGGGCTCCTACCACCCTGGCGTCTTCCGTGGGGACAAGTGGAGCTGCTGCCACCAAAAAGAGAAGACAA gctggagtgcagtggtgcaatctcggctcactgcaatctccgtttcccaggctcaagtgattctcctgcctcagcctcccaagtactacaggcgcaagccactgcatccagctaagttttgtattttcagtaaagacggggttttaccatgttggccaggctggtcttga